One genomic window of Gossypium hirsutum isolate 1008001.06 chromosome D11, Gossypium_hirsutum_v2.1, whole genome shotgun sequence includes the following:
- the LOC107912386 gene encoding putative polyketide hydroxylase gives MGPGGPGGGPGGPGGPGGWGGGPGGWGPGPGGPGGFGPGGPGWGPGPGGPWGPGFGGPGFWPGGFFGGFADGLCNMISSCFYCLCCCWLLQDCFGRRPGYGPRPF, from the exons ATGGGACCTGGAGGGCCGGGAGGAGGGCCGGGAGGACCTGGTGGACCGGGAGGATGGGGAGGAGGACCTGGTGGTTGGGGTCCTGGCCCCGGAGGACCTGGCGGATTTGGGCCTGGAGGTCCTGGTTGGGGTCCGGGACCTGGAGGTCCCTGGGGCCCTGGATTTGGAGGTCCTGGTTTTTGGCCTGGTGGGTTCTTTGGCGGCTTTGCAGATGGTTTGTGCAATATGATATCTTCCTG CTTCTACTGTCTTTGCTGTTGTTGGCTACTACAAGACTGCTTTGGTCGACGCCCTGGCTATGGTCCTCGCCCTTTCTAA
- the LOC107910944 gene encoding tubby-like F-box protein 3: MSFKSIIQDMKGEFGSISRKGFDVKFGYGMRSRSHRVVQDSSVPVDVFKQSCWANMPPELLRDVLMRIEASESTWPPRKNVVVCAGVCRNWREIMKEIVKTPEISCKLTFPISLKQPGPRDSLLQCYIKRNRSNQTYYLYLGLNQASNDDGKFLLAARKCRRPTCTDYIISLNCNDVSKGSSTYIGKLRSNFLGTKFTVYDAQPPNAGAKVTKSCSTRLINMKQVSPRVPAGNYPVAHISYELNVLGSRGPRRMHCVMDAIPASSIEPGGVAPTQTEFLHSNLDTFPSLLFFRSKSTRAESFQSGPLSDQKDGMLVLRNKSPRWHEQLQCWCLNFNGRVTVASVKNFQLVASPENAAAGQEHENVILQFGKVGKDVFTMDYQYPISAFQAFAICLSSFDTKIACE; this comes from the exons ATGTCGTTTAAGAGCATTATCCAGGACATGAAGGGAGAGTTTGGGAGTATATCGAGAAAAGGGTTTGACGTGAAGTTTGGGTATGGCATGAGATCGAGGTCACATAGGGTAGTTCAGGACAGCTCAGTTCCAGTTGATGTGTTCAAGCAGAGTTGTTGGGCAAACATGCCGCCTGAGCTTTTGAGGGATGTGTTGATGAGAATAGAGGCATCAGAGAGTACTTGGCCTCCACGAAAGAATGTGGTTGTTTGTGCTGGTGTATGTAGGAATTGGAGAGAGATTATGAAGGAAATTGTGAAAACCCCAGAAATTTCTTGCAAGTTGACATTCCCAATCTCATTGAAACAG CCTGGTCCAAGGGACTCCCTCCTTCAATGTTACATAAAACGTAACCGTAGCAACCAAACATATTATCTTTACCTTGGCTTGAATCAAG CTTCCAACGATGATGGAAAGTTCCTTCTTGCTGCAAGGAAGTGCCGCCGTCCTACCTGCACAGATTATATCATCTCATTAAATTGCAATGATGTGTCAAAAGGAAGCAGTACCTACATTGGAAAGTTGAG ATCCAACTTTTTGGGGACCAAATTCACAGTCTATGATGCACAACCTCCAAATGCTGGAGCAAAAGTTACTAAAAGTTGCTCCACCAGGCTAATTAATATGAAACAAGTTTCTCCTCGTGTCCCAGCTGGCAACTATCCTGTAGCCCACATCTCTTATGAGTTGAATGTCCTGGGTTCTAG AGGTCCAAGGAGAATGCACTGCGTCATGGATGCCATCCCAGCCTCTTCTATTGAACCTGGAGGTGTTGCTCCCACTCAGACTGAATTCCTACACAGTAATCTGGATACCTTCCCATCACTGCTGTTCTTTAGATCAAAATCAACCCGTGCAGAGAGTTTCCAATCTGGACCTTTGTCTGACCAGAAAGATGGAATGCTAGTATTGAGGAACAAGTCACCGAGGTGGCATGAACAACTCCAGTGCTGGTGTCTGAACTTCAATGGACGGGTAACAGTTGCATCAGTCAAAAATTTTCAGCTGGTTGCATCTCCTGAAAATGCAGCTGCTGGTCAGGAGCATGAGAATGTCATTCTCCAATTCGGTAAAGTGGGGAAGGATGTATTCACTATGGATTATCAGTATCCAATCTCAGCTTTTCAGGCATTTGCTATATGCCTTAGTAGCTTCGATACTAAGATCGCTTGTGAGTGA